The Candidatus Dormiibacterota bacterium region TGGCCGCGCCGGGATACGTAACGCCGGCCCCGCGAACGACGATTTCGGCACCACGCTGCACCTATGGCGAGCCTTTGAGAAAGGCGGCCGCTACGTCGGCGGGACCGACGTTCTGGTTCTCTACGGCCGCATTCATGCGCGCGGCTGCGGCGCTGGTGATGGCGGGTGCGATGCGATTGAGGATCGTGGCGATGCGCGGGGATTTTTTGAGCGCTGCGGATCGAACGACCGGAGCGACGTTGTACGGCGGCCACAGATGCCGGTCGTCGATTAGCACCTGCAGGTGGTCGGTGGCAATCGCTCCGTCGGTGCTGAAGGCCGTGGCGATGTCGGCTTGCCCGGTCATCAACGCGCGATATTTGAGGGCGATGTCGTACACGTGCACGCTGGCGAAATGGAAACCGCCGTAGACGCGCTGCAACCCGGGCAGACCATCCGCGCGCGTGATGAATTCGGGAATGGTCGCAAGCCGTAAGAGACGTGCTTTGCCGGCGAGATCGGAGAGCGTGCGTAGGCCGTAGCGTCGCGCGATCGCCGGCGTGGTTGCGAGGGCTTGAGAATCGTCGAGCGGCGAAGGCTCCAGCCACACCAATCCGTATTGTTGCAAGAACGCGATACGGACCGCATCGTAGACCGCGCGCGGGTCGGCGAGCGGCGGGCGGTGCAACACGTCGATCAAGGCGGTGCCGGTGTACTCGGGATAGAGATCGATATCGCCGTGTGCGAGGGCGGCGAGCGCGATCTCCGTCGATCCGAGATTCAAGCGCCGCGCCACGCGCATGCCCGCACCTTCGAGCGCCTGCGCGTAGATCTCGGCAATGACGATCGATTCGGTGAAATTTTTGGAACCGACGCGGATCACGTCTCCGCCGGCGCATTGCGGAAGTAACGCGGCGGAGCCGATGAGCGCCATGGCGCGAGCGCGGGAAACCTTCATGCTGGTACCTCGAGACGGTCGGCGATGCGGGAGAAGATGAGGTCGACGACGATCGCTAGTGCGGCCACGATGGTCGCCGATGCGACCAGCAGCCCGGCATCGTCGGTTTGGAGGCCGCGAACGATATCGTCGCCCAGGCCGCCGCCGCCGATGAACGTCGCGAGCGTGGCGCTGGCGATCACCTCGGTCGCGGCCGTCCGGACGCCCACGACGCCGACCGGAAGCGCGTAGGGCACGATCACGCGTGCGAAGCGTTGCCGGCCGTCCATGCCCATGCCGGTGGCCGCATCGATGGCCGGACGCGGTACTTCGCGGATGGCGAGGTCGATATTGATGAGGATCGGCGGGATGGCAAGAATCGCCAGCGCGACGACGGCCGAGGCTACGCCGACCCCGAGCCAGGGAAGGAGCAGCATGAGGACCGCAAGGCTCGGCACGGTTCTGCCGATGCTCGCCAGGGCTAGGATCGCCGCGCGGAGCGGCGCGACGTATGCGGCGGCGATTCCGAAGGTGAGGCCGAACGCGAGCGCCAGGGCCAGGGCCGCCGCCGCGAGTTGGACGTGCTCCCACAGATGTATCGCTAGGTCACCCCACATGAGACTAGACTTTGGCTGCGTGGTGGCGAATCCCGTTGGTTCTATGCTTTCGCACCCGGAACTCTCCGAAGCGATCGCGACGGTCGCGCCGAGCGAATCGTCGCTCTTCTTTAGTCGCGAGCTCTCGTGGGTCGAGTTCAACGGTCGGGTGCTCGAGGAAGCCCTCGACCGCAACAATCCCCTGTTCGAGCGCCTGAAGTTCGCGGCGATTTATGGGACCAATCTCGACGAATTCTTCATGATTCGGGTTGCGGCGATCAAACAGCAGATCGAGGCCCAGGTCGTCAAGCGCTCCGATGACGGCCGAATGCCGGCCGAACACTTAGCCGCCATCTCGGAGCGCCTGCGCGACTCGCTGATCGCGCAGATGCGCGTCGTCAAAGACGATCTGCTCCCGGCCCTGGAGGAACACGGCATCGTCATGCGCCGCGTCGCCGACTTGGACGAAGAGACGCAGGCGCAACTCGAGCGCACCTTCGACGACCGCGTTTTTCCGGTGCTCACGCCGCTCGCCGTCGATAGCGGGCATCCGTTCCCATATATTTCGAACCTCTCGCTCTCGCTCGCGGTCGAATTGGAAGAGCTTACCGGGGACGGCGTCGAGCTGCATTTCGCGCGGGTGAAAATTCCGCAGAGCCTCGCGCG contains the following coding sequences:
- a CDS encoding glycine betaine ABC transporter substrate-binding protein, which encodes MKVSRARAMALIGSAALLPQCAGGDVIRVGSKNFTESIVIAEIYAQALEGAGMRVARRLNLGSTEIALAALAHGDIDLYPEYTGTALIDVLHRPPLADPRAVYDAVRIAFLQQYGLVWLEPSPLDDSQALATTPAIARRYGLRTLSDLAGKARLLRLATIPEFITRADGLPGLQRVYGGFHFASVHVYDIALKYRALMTGQADIATAFSTDGAIATDHLQVLIDDRHLWPPYNVAPVVRSAALKKSPRIATILNRIAPAITSAAAARMNAAVENQNVGPADVAAAFLKGSP
- a CDS encoding ABC transporter permease: MWGDLAIHLWEHVQLAAAALALALAFGLTFGIAAAYVAPLRAAILALASIGRTVPSLAVLMLLLPWLGVGVASAVVALAILAIPPILINIDLAIREVPRPAIDAATGMGMDGRQRFARVIVPYALPVGVVGVRTAATEVIASATLATFIGGGGLGDDIVRGLQTDDAGLLVASATIVAALAIVVDLIFSRIADRLEVPA